A genomic window from Hypomesus transpacificus isolate Combined female chromosome 15, fHypTra1, whole genome shotgun sequence includes:
- the itm2ca gene encoding integral membrane protein 2Ca, whose translation MVKITFHSVAGQKVEKENDCDKTDVLIPHQMDEEDVELPVRPRRSPLNGLCCLTFFLVVFMSGLVLASIYVYRCYFIPHNPEENLFHCRVMYEDSVYAPLRGRQELEERVGIFLEENYEQISVPHFGGSDPADIIHDFHRGLTAYHDIALDKCYVIELNISIVMPPRNLWELLVNVKRGTYLPQTYIIQEEMVVTGKVYNMRQLGPFIFHLCNGKDTYRLTRRASRRRINKREAKKCHHIRHFENTFVVETVICD comes from the exons ATGGTGAAGATAACCTTCCATTCTGTCGCGGGACAGAAAGTCGAGAAGGAGAATGACTGCGACAAGACTGACGTTCTGATCCCCCATCAGATG gatgaggaggatgtggAGCTGCCAGTGCGTCCCAGAAGGTCTCCTCTGAATGGGCTGTGCTGCCTGACCTTCTTCCTGGTGGTGTTCATGTCCGGCCTGGTGCTGGCCTCCATCTACGTCTACCGCTGCTACTTCATACCGCAT AACCCAGAGGAGAACCTGTTCCACTGTCGGGTTATGTACGAGGACTCTGTGTATGCACCGCTGCGCGGCCGGCAGGAGTTGGAGGAGCGTGTGGGGATCTTCCTGGAGGAGAACTATGAGCAGATCAGTGTGCCTCACTTTGGAGGCAGCGACCCTGCTGACATCATCCATGACTTCCACAGA GGTCTGACGGCCTACCATGacatcgctctggataagtgctaCGTCATCGAGCTGAACATCAGCATTGTCATGCCCCCACGCAACCTCTGGGAGCTGCTGGTCAATGTCAAG AGGGGGACGTACCTGCCCCAGACCTACATCAtccaggaggagatggtggtgaCAGGAAAGGTGTACAACATGCGCCAGCTGGGACCCTTCATCTTCCATCTGTGTAACGGCAAGGACACCTACCGCCTGACCCGCAGAGCCAGCCGGCGCC gcaTCAACAAGCGCGAGGCCAAGAAGTGCCATCACATCCGTCACTTTGAAAACACGTTTGTGGTTGAGACCGTTATCTGTGACTAA